A single window of Acetobacteroides hydrogenigenes DNA harbors:
- a CDS encoding Arm DNA-binding domain-containing protein encodes MKQKQSIAVLFYIRKSMSTHSKFSPIYMRITVNGKRAEFSLKREVEVTKWNAAAGLMLGNSEAAKSINQYIAYWRQLAYDAQEKLIKDGKVVTAQSIKNQMTGSLPNQRTLMEAFSFHNDRLLERVGIDHSPATHVRYQTTKGHVLEFMQAKYGTGDIYLS; translated from the coding sequence ATGAAGCAAAAACAGTCAATTGCCGTGCTCTTTTACATCCGTAAGTCAATGAGCACTCACAGTAAATTTTCTCCCATTTACATGCGAATAACCGTTAACGGCAAGCGGGCAGAGTTCTCCCTAAAGCGGGAGGTTGAGGTCACGAAGTGGAATGCCGCTGCTGGGCTCATGCTCGGGAATAGCGAAGCAGCCAAGTCAATCAACCAGTATATCGCCTACTGGAGGCAGCTTGCCTATGATGCCCAGGAGAAGCTGATTAAGGATGGGAAAGTTGTAACCGCCCAATCCATCAAGAACCAGATGACAGGCAGTCTGCCAAACCAGAGAACGCTGATGGAGGCCTTCTCCTTCCACAACGACAGGCTACTGGAACGCGTCGGCATTGATCACTCTCCCGCCACGCACGTCCGCTACCAAACCACCAAGGGGCATGTGCTCGAGTTCATGCAGGCCAAGTACGGAACCGGCGA